The Fructilactobacillus myrtifloralis genome contains a region encoding:
- the holA gene encoding DNA polymerase III subunit delta: MAVNQAIEQISQKPQPVYLVLGRNEYWESQIMHQVQQLIPESERTMNYATYDLEETPLAVALNDAWSVPFFGDRRVVVMQNATFLTGAKPKASVKHDVDELIKYLQAQPAETVLVIFAPYEKIDNRKKVTKQLKKSATVIDLNAVSERETTQFVQQFIQKQQYQIEPDALTELIARTQGDLAQIMNELQKLLLFCQDERTITVAVVDQLVAKSMVQNVFELVNDLLAGKTNAAIQFYNDLVTQREEPLKINAILEGQFRLLLQVKVLRGQGQSQSMMAQKLKVHPYRIKLAERLLNRFTLEYLEQAYLALVAIEHQLKSSSANPELLFEMFAIRFSQTKAKKNT, from the coding sequence GTCAAAAGCCCCAGCCAGTGTATCTAGTGCTGGGCAGAAATGAATATTGGGAAAGCCAAATTATGCACCAAGTGCAGCAGCTCATCCCAGAATCAGAACGAACGATGAACTATGCTACGTATGATTTAGAGGAAACGCCCCTAGCCGTGGCTTTGAATGATGCCTGGTCGGTGCCTTTTTTTGGGGACCGGCGGGTGGTTGTTATGCAGAACGCTACGTTTTTGACGGGGGCCAAGCCAAAGGCGAGCGTGAAGCACGATGTTGATGAGCTAATTAAGTACCTGCAGGCGCAACCGGCAGAGACGGTGTTGGTGATTTTCGCTCCCTACGAAAAAATTGATAACCGAAAAAAGGTGACCAAGCAGCTCAAAAAAAGTGCCACCGTCATTGATTTAAACGCGGTTTCTGAGCGAGAAACAACTCAGTTTGTACAACAGTTTATCCAAAAACAGCAGTATCAAATTGAGCCTGATGCCCTCACGGAGTTGATAGCCCGAACGCAGGGGGACTTAGCCCAGATCATGAATGAACTCCAGAAATTACTGCTCTTTTGCCAGGATGAGCGAACCATTACCGTGGCGGTTGTGGATCAGTTGGTCGCAAAGTCCATGGTGCAAAATGTGTTCGAACTTGTGAACGATCTATTAGCCGGCAAAACCAATGCAGCCATCCAGTTTTACAACGATTTGGTAACCCAACGTGAGGAACCTTTAAAAATTAATGCCATTTTGGAGGGTCAATTTCGGTTGTTGTTGCAGGTCAAGGTTTTACGGGGTCAAGGACAGAGCCAGAGTATGATGGCACAGAAATTAAAGGTCCATCCGTATCGAATTAAACTTGCCGAACGGTTGCTTAATCGGTTTACCCTGGAGTATTTGGAACAGGCATACCTTGCGTTGGTTGCCATTGAGCACCAACTAAAAAGCAGCTCGGCTAATCCGGAGCTGCTCTTTGAAATGTTTGCAATTCGTTTTAGCCAGACAAAGGCGAAAAAAAACACTTAG